In Citrus sinensis cultivar Valencia sweet orange chromosome 3, DVS_A1.0, whole genome shotgun sequence, the sequence TTTACTTGGCGTCTGGTAGAAACAACTTATTGTCATCTCATGTATAAGATCATTTCTTTTGTGTCCAAGGATACAACCGCTTTTACATACACTAGCTATTGATGTCAGCATCATCACCAATTCTAATGATTGTTCAATTGGGCACCCATTTGGTTAGGAGAACAGAATAGGGCAATATCATTTCCATCTGACATGCAATATGCCAGGAAGTAGATTGAAGTTAAAATGTAAAGCTGACCTGTGTGACCCACTGTTCGCTCGgattcaaaaatttcatgaTCATTCCCTCCCTGAAACAAAACACCCAAGCTCTTTTATTAGTTCCAACTTCCAACAGATACATTAAGACATCATTAGACTAAAACTACAAAGCCGTGTGGAAGTGTGGGCCCAAGCCTGAATCCCAATCccaataaatgataaatctaGTAGTGATAGAAACCATGTAAAAGCAGTTGATTGGAATAAGTCACagaaaatatgatttattgataacatttacataaaagagagaaatatcatcaaaaggataaaaaatgaaGGTTGAGTGGCATAGACATAAAGAAGGAAGAGCAAGCACAAAAGAAATGAGCAAGGACAGAAGCTAACCTTGTAAGTTTTGTCCCCAAAAAAGTGAATTTCATTGAAGTCATCAAGGTATCTCAAGCAGTATGTCTTGTCCCATCCCTGGGGAAACACCTGTTACACACGTCATCTAGATTCAATTAGCAATCCTTCCAATTTAccttaaaaagtaaaaagttcAAAGGTTATTGAACCATAATCTTGATATAATATCAACACACATCAAAGCTTATCTGTCCTCCAATTGAAAATGTCAAGTTAAGGTGAGCAAACTTCTCCCGAAGCACAGATACCATTTTTGGCCGTATATTGTGAATCTGAAACCTCAGTTGTGCATAGTGTATGTCAGCAAAAATATTGTCAAAGAGGTAATCTACACTGCATAAATATAGACTAGTATAATCTTTTagataaaaagaacaaaacttTCTTACCTTGTCATACCTCTCAAACTCGTCCCTTTCTTCTTGGCTGCAGTTTCGCCCAATTGGTGAAATATTAAGCATCCCACTTCGGAATTCAATGAAAGTTCCCCTATAATTtgaaccaataaaaaaaatgaagttatATTCAGCTGTGCAGCTAAAAGAATAGATAGTTCAACTTTAcctgaaaattaataatcaggCTCTGATGCACTACCGGCTCACCTTTTAATTGGAATGTCCAAGTCAGCAATGTAatgaagagtaaaatttatgaattccTGCATAATTGTTTCCActtcatcaaattaaaaagtacAAATTCCATGTACCAGTAAGACCATTGACCATGGTGTATATGAGCATAGCATTcaaaaaccatttaaaaaaGCTCAGAAGCCATATATTGTCATGGTATAACACCTATTTTAAccctaattattaattttgcaaaCATGACATCAAAGAGTTATCACACTCAGTAGGGACACATCTTACCTTGAGCTTTTCGCCTCCAAGAAATGATTTCAAGCtctggaaaaaggaaaaatacaCAACCCATCAGGGTACTCTACATCAATAGTTCATAAAAAGCTATTTGACGCTTCAGATTCAGTGTGATATATGCCTTTGACCTAGTTCAAGTTTCAGGGCTCATGTCACGAAGCCTAGTTCAAGTTTCAGGGCTCATGTCATGAAGTACCTGTGTGCCAATTAATTTCCCATCCTTATGAGCCACAAGACCATTCTCAGAAAACACATAATCGTATTCATCAATAACTGCATTAACCAAAACATTGTTTAAAGCCCGAAAACAAATCTTGGTGACTGTAATgtagaaagcaataaatttaCACACAAGCTTTGGAATCATAGGCTCTACAAACCTGTCTTCCCAAGCTGCTCTGATATCTTAGAAAGATCAGATCCACCGACGACTCCAACTGTAACAACCTACAAATTGaacaaatcttaaatcaaATTGTAACAAAGCACTTCAAAGATCACTCATTTACAATAACAAACGCcatttacctttctcaattCCCGCATGAACTCTAACATTTGTGGTGTTGCCGCCTGAATGACagaagcacattaaaaatgaaatataattttcaattcaacaGCATTGAAAATGTAGATACCTTTCTCGGAGCCGTGAGAGTTCCGTCAACATCAAACAGAGCTAATAAACCTTGCTTCCTAGCAGCCATTGGAGTTTGAAATGTATAGATTTATCTGaaatcaaattcacaaaatttgtaaaggcaataataataataataataataataaaagatgttTCTTCCTTTTAAATTCAGAAAATATTAACCTGAATAGAAGTGAATGAATAGCGTGAGTAGAGCGCAGAGCTTTGAATTTGGACGCGGAATTTAAAGCAGATCTTGATCTTGAAATCTTGAATGGCGGAAGCTGGGAAGTTACGGGGAAGTAATTGTATTCTAGAGGGTAACTTGAGAGTGACGTTAGATCTGGAGATTAGTCTTCAGTGGTTTATCGATTCTTCTCTCGTGCTTCAGGCTCTAGCGGATGTTCGGTGGTTCCGATGTACTCATTAGATCATTACCGTTGGAATATGCGATATCTGACGGTGATGGGTTGCGGGCCAACGTCAATCTCAAGCGATGGAGAATTAGAGAGATTCAATTTGGTCTGACTGCTTTTACTGAGGGTGACGTGTCGCATTTGCATTGGTTGCAGTAGCTTTTACTTGCATGTCTACGAGACTACAATGAGgtaaatgtttttttattaaaaatctgtatttttttatttcttaattcatTCTCAACTTTAATATGGTTAAGGATATTGGTTAAAAAtttaccatatatatatatatgtgtgtgtgtgcgcacGCGCgcatgtatataaaaaaataaatgaatatctATAAaagatgatattttatatttttatttaaagacagtaattaaattacattatatgTAACTTACAACAATCCAAAAGTAATCAACCAATATAAGAGAATAGTACCatataaaataagtagaaaGTCATGAATAATTACATGTGAATTTATTGTAAGTTCAATTATCTGTAACTTTGCAAGACCCATATTCAATTGATGAATGGTCTTTTACTCTGTGTTTAGGGTCACTCAAAGTAGATGGAACCTGGGTTTGGAAGAACAGACAATACTCTGTTTCCTGTCGAAAACAGAAAAACCATTTACGTGAGAGAATAAGATTTGATCCGACAAAATGTGATTGTAGTGTACGACATAGAGCGTTGGCAGTAACCAGTAAGCTGCCTATGTACAAGCTACAAAAGACGTGAAAGGAAATTGCTTCTGAGAACCACTTTTTTGTTTAAGCTTGAGAGGAAATTTCTCATTGCCCTGAATTCCTGTTCATTGGGACCCTTTTGGCTACTCATCCTTTAGGCCATTAAAATATGTTCAGATGAACCTGAATATGCATGCACATGACATCAACATTTCAGAAGTACTCGcaaacttattatttattttatcaagcAAGCgtgttttggatttgaattacacagatgaaggaatcaaatgtTACTTTAAGACAgcatttactttttggattggattgagaaTCTtggggagtgggaatcctagaATTGAGAGTGTGGAGTAggagtgggagtaggttgtttacttacactatAATGGACGCATGAAATGGAAATCAGAatctaatttatgtgtttactttgtcttggattggaagtaaatagtttcaaattataattttacccttatttaaagaattataatttttaattgcaaaactaataaaaaatatatttaatgaataatatttattttattatatttgtaaatttattataattattaatattcttaattatgaacaataaattattaattgtaattttaatataaaataaaatgttattttattttattttatataattatattaaatttattattatataaaataataatataatattatttagtacaaaattaatattttcttagaataaagtatttattattattattaaataaatatagtactattatttttaaaataaatataataatattatatttattaattttctattaatataataatattattttaaaataattttaacttagaatcaatgtaaattattatttagttaaatataatattattatttaaataaatataatattatttattttattttattaattataaaacataaaataaaaaaaggatagaaatgggagaggtgggagtggattcccactcccactccccactccaaaaatgagTGGGGCCCACGGAGTGGAACTCCCAACCCCTCTCCATTTTAAGTAAACgttggagtgggaggaatccacactcctcactcccactccagcaagtaaacacaacataaaACTAGTGACAGGGTTAGAACCGTAGTTCTTCTCCATCTGTGTATATGTTAAACTTTCATCAGCAGCATTGCATCAAAAAGGTGCCTCTTCCTTGCGCAGAAAGAAACGACCAGTAGGACCACCATCGGGCAGCAAAGCAAGCTTCACAGGACTTTCAGCACCTTCTTCAACAGATAATATGCCAGCATGGAAGTTTATATCGGTTTTGACAAAGCCAGGACACACACAATTAACACAAAATTTTGGATACCTCTTGGCTAAAATCCTTGTGTACGCATTAATAACTGCTTTCGACACCTTATAAGCAGAAGAGTGAGGACACCAGCCCCTATTTGCAATTTCACCCTCTTCATAATCTTTAAAGTAATCCTTCACCACCATTTCTATTCTCTCTTCTGTAAGGTTTTCAACATCACCTAACACAGCTCTGGCTTTTTCTGGTAAATCCTGAAACAAATTATACACGAGAATATCataagttttgtttttgtaaatgTACAACTGATCCTTCAGTTAAGGAAAATTCGGTACCTTTAGGGCAGAGACATAGGAGGAAAGGTTAACAAGTCTTGGTGAATCAGATAATTCCAGGAGAGGAATAAGTGCTTCGCATGTTTGTTTAGTGCCGTAGTAGTTTGTTTTCAGGCATTCTACTGCTAACTCATAAGTTTGATAACAAACTTTGCTCCAGTCAACTTCAGCATCACCCTTCGTCTATAGAAAACAAACATTAACTAATAATGGGATTATTATTTCACCTATAGATatgtgaaatttaaaatattagtggTTCCAAACTCACTTTCTGATGGTGGAAAATGAGgttaattaatattgaatcatatataatatattgattacATCTTACAATTTGATAGCCTGAATCTGCGAAAGCATCCATATCAAACTTGACACTTGCAATTCCTGCATTGTTAGCCTGTATGCACATACAGGTCTAACCCTCAGCATCTTTCATTTTATACTTCGACTACAAGAATATAGACTTGAAAGAACATATTCATAGACAGAACCTTTGATAACTTGGCAAAATAGATACCTTCAGGAATAGATCTGTCTCAAAAACTCACTATATTGCAGTTTGGTTCATACATTATCATATTGTATAATTACATCCACATCCCtgattttcatatttttcttgtaccAAATAGGTCACTGTCCCTATTGCTTTGAccaaagtaaaattaaaatactgaATTTTGATTGATGCAATGCATTCACGCAAGTTAACATTAGAAGATATTTCAGTAATTCCAACAGGGCGGTCACTGGTCGCTGCTAGTCAGGGACCTATTTCatacaaatagaaaaagaataaaagttgtccttaatagaaaaatatgaaaaaaatgaaagggaGCTGGATGATATTACCCACCCcaagaatgaaataaatacAGTATATGTCATCCCCGTCCTCCTCTTAGGTTAGGGGAGGTTAGAGGAGGGGCAATGGGTATGGGTTGAAATGGAAATGAATAGAACTGATAAAATCTTACCAAAATATCAAGCTTTCCAAATTGGGTTTTGATGAAGTCAGCGAGAGACGAAACACTGGCAAGGTCAGAGATATCAAGCTgatgaaaaagcaaaagctcAGGGTCAACACCAGAAGCTTTGAGCTTCTCAACAGCTTCAAGACCCCTCTTCTCATCTCTAGCAGTTAAAACTACTGTGATTCCTTTTGAAGCTAATTGCCTCACTGTTTCAAACCCAATCCCCTTGTTTGATCCTGTAACAACTGCATACCTgaacacaatttatttaaaacaaacaaaacacaaTGTCAGAacaattaaatagaaaatcaaaCGTGAAAGAAAACGAATCAAGGccaaagggaaaaaaaatacttcttAGTTGCTTCCGCCATTGATGAGAAGAAGTGGGAGAATTGAGCAAtgtattcaaaattttttggtTGTATCGATGAAAAGCAATGAAACTCTtgcttttattgatttatttcttctcctgcggagatttttttttttcaggggAAAACACCATTAAAGTAACACCAAAAATAGGTGCAATCATAATAAGacatttttaaagaattgaaaaaactTTCCCAtgtctacacataattaaccCGTGCCGGTTGTTTATCCTTGTTTTCAACAAAGGCGggctttttatttgtaatatttaatattagttCACTTGCAAGTAAATGACATAAAGATTTTTGGTAGAATTTGCTCGGGTGTCCGTTATACTCCGTTTGgtacaatttattaaataaaatttataacaataaaaattatataagtaGAGTTTCTATTAATAGagttttttgacaaaaaattatttgatgtttgattgtcaattaaaaaagtatttttgaaacattaaattgtttgcttatgtaaaactaaaagtgtttttgtgtaattaaattattaaaaaagatcagcttaataataaagaaacaagTCATAGAGCTAGCTTTATTTCTAGTAGCAACACTGCCTGTCAAATGTCTGAAAGAAGCAAGCATTCAGATACGATATATACATGCAACAAAAAGGAATctaacaaaatagaaaatattactTGCTTGCTAGTCTTACAGTATACAATGTAATAGCATTCAAATTCACAAATTTTCACATGCAGAGGTGGATGAATAGATTTCAATCAAAAGAGGTCTCTTCTTTCCGCGAAAAGAATAGGCCAGAAGGACCGCCATTGGGCAGCAGAGCTAACCACACAGGACTTTCTGCACCTTCTTCTGTGGTTAATTTGCCGTTGTTGTAGTTCATATCTGTTTTGACATAACCAGGGCAAATGCAATTGATGTGGAGATTCGGGAATTTTTTGACCAAGATCCTTGTGTAGGCATTGATAGCTACTTTTGATACTACATAAGCGGACATAGAAACCGGCCAGCCTTTGGTTTCAAGGGAACCTAGtttaaaatcattcaaatactCCCTCAGCACCTCATCCACTCTCTCTTCCGTTAGGTTCTCAACATCGCTTAGCACTCCTTTTGCCCATTCATTTGTCACATACTGAACAAGAAGATCAGCAACATCGCTTAGCACTCCTTTTGCCCATTCATAAATCAcagtttaatattataagggttgtcaaattattttacctttaaCTTTCCCCAGGAAGAGGAAACATTAACAATTCTTGGTGAATCTGATAATTGGAGGAAGGGAATCAGTGCTTCACACATTCTTTTGGTACCATAGAAGTTTGTTTGAAGGCATTTTCAGTTGACTCATGAGTTTGAGTTGTCAATTCATACCATTTGACCGGCGTACCATCCTGCATcattgggggggggggggggggaattgGTCTCAGAGGTGCtgttttatacattttttccAAAGGATTTTATATACAGTAAGCTAAGTCTATAGATCTTCAAACTGTTGTTCACTTTCAACTCTAAACCTTCATGTGGCTCTCAATTGAAAGGATTGGAAATATACATGATCTATTTGGGATCAAAGCACTATGACGTTTATCAACAGTTTCTTATCAATAGCTGTCTACTAACTTGATGCAAGACACTTTATCTACTACTCTATCAAAATTAAGCCACAGCATTGCAGTTACAAATAGGCCTGTGGATGgcaagggggaaaaaaagaaaaagaaaagaaaagggaaaaaaatatatcaaaatatacCTTGACAAAACCTGAGAAATTGTCACCCTCCAAAATGACTCCACTAGTCCCTGAACGGTTGACCTACCAAGAAGTACAGAACTCATAATAAATCAGTTTATATATTGACCAAACTATTGGGTATATATAACTGCGAAATAAATCATATTACTTTAAGAAGTAACTTGAAAGAGTTTACAAAATGTGTTTAGTTGCTGTACTTTCAAAATCAAGCTGCAACAAACATTACGAACAGGATCTTAGATGACAGCACCCAAGCCATCTATTTTCCTTCAAATTACATCTAATACCATTCTTATCCCTTTT encodes:
- the LOC127901381 gene encoding (+)-neomenthol dehydrogenase-like isoform X2, translating into MAEATKKYAVVTGSNKGIGFETVRQLASKGITVVLTARDEKRGLEAVEKLKASGVDPELLLFHQLDISDLASVSSLADFIKTQFGKLDILTKGDAEVDWSKVCYQTYELAVECLKTNYYGTKQTCEALIPLLELSDSPRLVNLSSYVSALKDLPEKARAVLGDVENLTEERIEMVVKDYFKDYEEGEIANRGWCPHSSAYKVSKAVINAYTRILAKRYPKFCVNCVCPGFVKTDINFHAGILSVEEGAESPVKLALLPDGGPTGRFFLRKEEAPF
- the LOC102611933 gene encoding phosphomannomutase, whose protein sequence is MAARKQGLLALFDVDGTLTAPRKAATPQMLEFMRELRKVVTVGVVGGSDLSKISEQLGKTVIDEYDYVFSENGLVAHKDGKLIGTQSLKSFLGGEKLKEFINFTLHYIADLDIPIKRGTFIEFRSGMLNISPIGRNCSQEERDEFERYDKIHNIRPKMVSVLREKFAHLNLTFSIGGQISFDVFPQGWDKTYCLRYLDDFNEIHFFGDKTYKGGNDHEIFESERTVGHTVTSPEDTMEKCKALFLAKP
- the LOC127901381 gene encoding (+)-neomenthol dehydrogenase-like isoform X1; the protein is MAEATKKYAVVTGSNKGIGFETVRQLASKGITVVLTARDEKRGLEAVEKLKASGVDPELLLFHQLDISDLASVSSLADFIKTQFGKLDILANNAGIASVKFDMDAFADSGYQITKGDAEVDWSKVCYQTYELAVECLKTNYYGTKQTCEALIPLLELSDSPRLVNLSSYVSALKDLPEKARAVLGDVENLTEERIEMVVKDYFKDYEEGEIANRGWCPHSSAYKVSKAVINAYTRILAKRYPKFCVNCVCPGFVKTDINFHAGILSVEEGAESPVKLALLPDGGPTGRFFLRKEEAPF